The following are encoded in a window of Armatimonadota bacterium genomic DNA:
- a CDS encoding efflux RND transporter permease subunit translates to MSNDAQTSASGAGKIVRWSVDHPYAVISFFLATILLGYLAVTTWMPRRFMPYVETPMIGIVTQQPGLSAEEMETYFSSPIEQKMIVIQNVRFIRSVSQDGFSMVVLEFEYGYDMQKAYTEVQAIMDVVQGELPKGDANQVPSFIVKVDPMNLPILTLSLSGDPDMGWDMASLRDLADNKLINRFKTAHGNVYSVSTFGGYRRQLQIRVDREKLKSYGISILDVRNAIDKYNVARSAGHITEDDFEPILRIDTLAKSAAMVSEYPIRADGDRVVRVGDVAEVVDTYVEERSAYRHMSNVEVDGEIKSEIRDAIAVHILQNPDASSPVTIEAVKEIVADLEEEYPGIHFEIAYNNASFVEILFENMVHELILAIVLTGLLVLFFLGDIRGTMIALTAIPVSMAMTLLAMAPLGFSLNSSTLIGLLIAIGRLVDDAIIGVHAVERHMRMGKDRRTATIDGISEVLRSVLAGTIVLVILLIPLLLSGGITQLMFVGLAWPIILGISFSYIVSMTLTPVLCSRFMRAPEERSRAWFSRVVLGRCDKWLVGLESGYGNLIRWLLKRRASSLIVIGSTVVVGFGFYFFIGSEMMPLADIGQASMQMEMKPGTSFEGTKKAVRQLEQIMYEEGGKQGWIEHASIEIGEEKGPGMPQRVTYSGYGMRSVNGASAMITLTDKDTGRDSVFDIMDRIQRRALAEIDGIRRIQLKEMGSDVMATALAPVALVIYGDDLQILDKLGKQVLEIAENDVRDPRTGEIDIAQPFLSWEMSKPTYTLVVDKDKAAAHGLSSVSIAEQAYYGLRGGLTKEFYRLPNKRPMSMLVRFDEDSYDDLSDLEGMFITGAGGEQIPLLELVSLEERMGPSMIEHDQLRRVISFGGYYRKDGRPSMDLTMDLQMKAFELNWPQGYGIDARGDMTQMMDSFRAMLVGLVIALILMYFILAAQFNGFLQPLQMMFSLPLELSGVFFMLWIMHQAFSTVSIMGIIVLSGMDIVTAILMIDLIIVYRKSGMPRNQAVIKASPQRLRPILMTAIITIFVMSLVGFNPKTGLDAYQPMGTVIVGGLIAGTVLSLLIIPVMHTVVDDFVRWIQVRILKRDPSTLDPIEAENEND, encoded by the coding sequence GTGAGCAACGACGCGCAGACGTCAGCGAGTGGCGCAGGCAAGATCGTCCGCTGGTCGGTCGATCACCCGTATGCGGTGATCTCGTTCTTCCTGGCGACGATCCTGCTCGGGTACCTGGCGGTCACGACATGGATGCCCCGGCGCTTCATGCCGTACGTCGAGACCCCGATGATTGGGATCGTCACGCAGCAGCCGGGCCTCTCCGCCGAGGAGATGGAAACGTACTTCAGCTCGCCGATCGAGCAGAAGATGATCGTCATCCAGAACGTCCGGTTCATCCGGTCCGTCAGCCAGGACGGGTTCAGCATGGTCGTACTCGAGTTTGAGTACGGCTACGACATGCAAAAGGCCTACACGGAGGTGCAGGCGATAATGGACGTCGTTCAAGGGGAGCTGCCTAAGGGGGACGCCAACCAAGTGCCGAGCTTCATCGTGAAGGTCGATCCCATGAACCTGCCCATTCTGACCCTGAGTCTGAGCGGGGATCCAGACATGGGGTGGGACATGGCGAGCCTGCGCGACCTCGCCGACAACAAGCTCATCAACCGGTTCAAGACGGCGCACGGAAACGTGTACTCAGTCTCGACGTTCGGCGGCTACCGGCGCCAGTTGCAAATTCGCGTCGACCGGGAGAAGCTGAAGAGCTACGGAATCTCGATCCTCGACGTGCGCAACGCGATCGACAAGTACAACGTCGCGAGGTCGGCCGGACACATTACGGAGGACGACTTCGAACCGATCCTGCGGATCGATACGCTCGCCAAGAGCGCCGCAATGGTCAGCGAGTACCCGATCCGCGCGGACGGCGACCGTGTCGTCAGGGTCGGCGACGTCGCAGAAGTAGTGGACACCTACGTGGAGGAGAGGTCGGCGTACCGCCACATGTCCAACGTGGAAGTCGACGGGGAGATCAAGTCGGAAATCAGGGACGCGATAGCCGTCCACATCCTCCAGAACCCCGACGCCTCCTCGCCCGTCACGATCGAGGCCGTCAAGGAGATCGTGGCCGACCTCGAGGAGGAGTACCCCGGCATCCATTTCGAGATCGCCTACAACAACGCCAGCTTCGTCGAAATCCTGTTCGAGAACATGGTCCACGAACTGATTCTCGCGATCGTGCTGACCGGCCTGCTAGTACTCTTTTTCTTGGGCGACATTCGCGGCACCATGATCGCGCTGACCGCGATCCCAGTTTCAATGGCGATGACCCTGCTGGCGATGGCGCCGCTCGGCTTCAGCCTCAACTCCAGCACCCTGATCGGCCTGCTGATCGCCATCGGCCGCCTTGTGGACGACGCGATCATCGGCGTTCACGCTGTCGAGCGGCACATGCGGATGGGCAAGGACCGCAGGACCGCCACGATCGACGGGATTAGCGAGGTGCTGAGGTCCGTGCTTGCAGGGACCATCGTGCTGGTCATATTGCTGATCCCACTGCTCCTTTCAGGTGGGATCACGCAGCTGATGTTCGTCGGCCTGGCCTGGCCGATCATCCTCGGCATCAGCTTCAGCTACATCGTCTCGATGACGCTGACGCCCGTGCTCTGCTCGCGCTTCATGCGAGCGCCAGAGGAGCGCTCTCGCGCATGGTTCAGCAGGGTTGTGCTCGGACGCTGCGACAAATGGCTCGTGGGGCTGGAGTCGGGATACGGAAATCTGATCCGCTGGCTTCTCAAGCGCAGAGCTTCGAGCCTGATCGTGATCGGATCAACCGTAGTCGTCGGCTTCGGCTTCTACTTCTTCATCGGATCTGAGATGATGCCGCTTGCGGACATCGGCCAGGCGAGCATGCAGATGGAGATGAAGCCAGGCACCAGTTTCGAGGGCACGAAGAAAGCGGTGCGCCAACTCGAACAGATCATGTACGAGGAGGGCGGCAAGCAGGGCTGGATCGAGCACGCGAGCATAGAGATCGGCGAAGAAAAAGGCCCCGGTATGCCTCAAAGGGTCACCTACAGCGGCTACGGCATGCGATCGGTCAACGGCGCTTCGGCGATGATCACGCTCACCGACAAGGACACAGGGAGGGACTCCGTATTCGACATCATGGACCGCATCCAACGCCGCGCCCTGGCCGAGATAGACGGCATCCGCCGCATCCAGCTCAAGGAGATGGGCAGCGACGTGATGGCTACCGCCTTGGCACCGGTTGCCTTGGTGATCTACGGAGACGACCTCCAGATCCTCGACAAGCTCGGCAAGCAGGTCCTAGAGATCGCGGAGAACGACGTGCGGGATCCAAGAACGGGAGAGATCGACATCGCGCAGCCGTTCCTGAGCTGGGAGATGTCGAAGCCGACTTACACGCTCGTCGTCGACAAGGACAAGGCCGCGGCCCACGGGCTTTCGTCGGTGAGCATCGCCGAGCAGGCGTACTACGGCCTAAGAGGCGGGCTGACCAAGGAGTTTTACAGACTGCCGAACAAGAGGCCGATGTCCATGCTGGTGCGGTTCGACGAGGATTCGTACGACGACCTCAGCGACCTTGAAGGGATGTTCATCACAGGAGCCGGGGGAGAGCAGATCCCGCTCCTGGAGCTCGTCAGCCTCGAAGAGCGCATGGGGCCCAGCATGATCGAGCACGACCAGCTCCGCCGGGTCATCAGCTTCGGCGGCTACTACCGCAAGGACGGCCGCCCGAGCATGGACCTCACGATGGACCTTCAGATGAAGGCCTTTGAGCTCAACTGGCCGCAGGGCTACGGCATCGACGCGCGCGGCGACATGACGCAGATGATGGACTCGTTCCGAGCGATGCTGGTCGGCCTGGTGATCGCGCTGATCCTGATGTACTTCATCCTGGCGGCGCAGTTCAACGGGTTCCTGCAACCGCTACAGATGATGTTCTCCCTTCCGCTGGAGCTCTCGGGCGTGTTCTTCATGCTCTGGATCATGCACCAGGCGTTCAGCACCGTGTCGATCATGGGCATCATCGTCCTGAGCGGCATGGACATCGTCACGGCAATTTTGATGATCGACCTGATCATCGTGTACAGAAAGTCGGGCATGCCCCGCAACCAGGCCGTCATCAAGGCCAGCCCTCAACGGTTGAGGCCGATTCTCATGACGGCGATCATCACGATCTTCGTCATGTCGCTGGTCGGCTTCAATCCGAAGACCGGGCTCGACGCCTACCAACCGATGGGCACGGTCATCGTCGGCGGTCTGATCGCTGGCACTGTGCTGTCGCTGCTCATCATCCCAGTCATGCACACGGTTGTCGACGACTTCGTGCGCTGGATACAAGTTCGGATATTGAAGAGAGATCCCTCGACCCTAGACCCGATAGAGGCAGAAAATGAAAACGATTAG
- a CDS encoding TolC family protein encodes MKTISVFLFLAVTVSSALAQGGESLNAIIERALVIHPRVLEAKAALAGELARRGETLSPYRPMLSLNGYFIGGDGSMVFASSVKPINWAHTQRDGVAIGNVMLMWRVWTGGRDATARDLSAVRIAAARHILTTVEQDVALGVRLSYSEYDYRKGLLESEKANAKAAQETERNAAQREAAGKAPKAFVLRAAAEARKAERQVAVAGASAETALAKLVEAAGGHADVKDTSLQMDLEGPQSLADALVRSGQRTELAFFETMAKAQGLEAKMVRQSLRPEVSFMAMGSVLGSSFMDTGSKAKFGLVVSFPLADGGLRRARAKKFDANAERFMAQMEQMRLTVRREVESAWAEWESSDAVLESSLAGLESAVESYDVEKLRFDNGKSILAELLDAQSMLSEARAEVLSAMRYRDAAWSKLMRAMGEPPEVLMSLQLAEGSWQRGGLGSDKPEPPNSWLKSSPH; translated from the coding sequence ATGAAAACGATTAGTGTATTCCTGTTCCTGGCCGTTACCGTGTCGAGCGCGCTCGCCCAAGGGGGCGAGTCGCTCAACGCCATCATCGAGCGCGCGCTGGTGATCCACCCGCGGGTGCTTGAAGCGAAGGCCGCCCTCGCTGGCGAACTGGCCAGGCGGGGCGAGACCTTGTCTCCTTACCGACCGATGCTCAGTCTGAACGGCTACTTCATCGGCGGCGACGGCTCGATGGTGTTCGCCTCTTCGGTGAAGCCGATCAACTGGGCGCACACGCAGCGCGACGGCGTCGCGATCGGCAACGTCATGCTGATGTGGCGCGTCTGGACGGGCGGGCGCGATGCCACGGCTCGCGACCTCAGCGCCGTGAGGATTGCGGCCGCGCGGCATATCCTGACGACCGTCGAGCAGGACGTCGCGCTCGGCGTGCGCCTGTCCTATAGCGAGTACGACTATCGCAAGGGCCTTCTCGAATCCGAGAAGGCGAACGCGAAAGCCGCGCAGGAGACCGAGCGGAACGCAGCGCAGCGCGAGGCGGCAGGGAAGGCGCCCAAGGCGTTCGTGCTACGGGCTGCTGCCGAAGCTCGCAAGGCGGAGCGGCAGGTCGCTGTGGCAGGAGCATCCGCAGAGACTGCCCTCGCAAAGCTGGTCGAGGCCGCTGGCGGGCACGCAGACGTCAAAGATACGTCTCTGCAGATGGACCTGGAAGGGCCCCAGAGCCTTGCCGACGCGCTCGTGAGGAGCGGGCAGAGGACGGAGCTGGCGTTCTTTGAAACGATGGCCAAGGCGCAGGGGCTGGAGGCCAAGATGGTCCGCCAGTCGTTGCGACCCGAGGTCTCGTTCATGGCGATGGGCAGCGTCCTAGGCTCCTCTTTCATGGATACGGGCAGCAAGGCAAAGTTCGGGCTCGTCGTGAGCTTTCCGCTTGCTGACGGCGGCTTGAGGAGGGCGAGGGCGAAGAAGTTCGACGCCAATGCCGAGCGATTCATGGCGCAGATGGAGCAGATGCGCCTGACTGTCCGCCGCGAGGTCGAGAGCGCGTGGGCCGAGTGGGAGAGCTCCGATGCGGTGTTGGAGAGTTCGCTGGCGGGCCTTGAGTCTGCGGTGGAGTCGTACGACGTCGAGAAGCTTCGCTTCGACAACGGAAAGTCGATCCTCGCCGAACTGCTCGACGCCCAGTCGATGCTGTCGGAGGCGCGGGCGGAAGTTCTGTCAGCCATGCGGTACCGAGACGCGGCATGGTCGAAGCTCATGCGTGCCATGGGCGAGCCACCAGAGGTCTTGATGAGTTTGCAGTTGGCAGAGGGCAGTTGGCAGAGGGGGGGTCTAGGGTCGGACAAACCGGAACCCCCGAACTCATGGCTCAAAAGCTCGCCCCATTAG
- a CDS encoding DUF47 family protein, translated as MLLKSKKDLALYELLERQANVATRSAEAFLELVRDFDNLPKHTKILDDLEDEGDTATHELQNRIATTFITPLDKDDLRELSSALDDVTDLIEAAGARTEIYGLKKARPDLEGLAVLLVTITKLTEEAINGIRHGFRKNHPLREILKEIHTAENTSDKAFRAALKLLFEEEADNPLMVIKWKEMYDRIERATDKCEHIAAIVGMIIDKYA; from the coding sequence ATGTTACTGAAGAGCAAGAAAGACCTGGCGCTATACGAGCTCTTAGAGCGGCAGGCAAACGTCGCCACGCGCTCGGCCGAAGCGTTTTTGGAACTAGTCCGAGACTTCGACAACCTACCGAAGCACACGAAGATCCTCGACGACCTGGAGGACGAAGGGGACACCGCTACCCACGAGCTGCAGAACAGGATTGCGACCACCTTCATCACGCCGCTCGACAAGGACGACCTTCGAGAGCTCAGCTCCGCGCTTGATGACGTCACCGACCTGATCGAGGCCGCTGGCGCCCGAACAGAGATATACGGGCTGAAAAAGGCGAGGCCCGACCTCGAAGGACTCGCCGTCCTCCTCGTGACGATCACGAAGCTGACCGAGGAAGCGATCAACGGCATCCGCCATGGTTTCCGGAAGAACCATCCGCTCAGGGAGATTCTCAAGGAGATCCACACTGCGGAGAACACGAGCGACAAGGCGTTCCGAGCGGCGCTCAAGCTGCTCTTCGAGGAAGAGGCGGACAACCCGCTGATGGTCATCAAGTGGAAAGAGATGTATGACCGGATAGAAAGGGCTACGGACAAGTGCGAGCACATCGCGGCGATCGTCGGGATGATCATCGACAAATATGCCTGA
- a CDS encoding inorganic phosphate transporter: protein MPDITLLLIVVIAAALAFDYINGFHDTANAIATVVSTRVLSPTAAIIMAASLNFMGALVATHVAKTIAKGIVVLDAATETLVLAAIIGAIVWNLVTWVYGIPSSSSHALVGGLIGAALAKGGTAIVQWGSLMEKVVYPLVGSPVAGFVIAFFLMKAIARFFRHSNPGRIGNVFRRLQLLSAASMAFSHGMNDAQKAMGIITLALIAHNVLPADADVPVWVIFAAASAMAAGTAAGGWRIMRTMGQKIIRLEPVHGFVAETAGAAVITTASVFGMPISTTHAITSSIFGVGTSKRLSAVRWGVAKKVVAAWVITIPAAAAVSAVSYWLLSFVWPDV, encoded by the coding sequence ATGCCTGACATCACGCTCCTGTTGATCGTCGTCATCGCAGCTGCGTTGGCGTTCGACTACATCAACGGGTTCCACGACACGGCCAACGCTATCGCGACAGTCGTTTCGACTCGTGTGCTCTCCCCGACGGCGGCGATCATCATGGCGGCGTCGCTCAACTTTATGGGAGCGCTCGTCGCGACCCACGTCGCCAAGACGATTGCAAAGGGCATCGTCGTTTTGGATGCGGCCACGGAGACGCTGGTGCTCGCCGCGATCATCGGCGCGATCGTCTGGAACCTGGTGACTTGGGTTTACGGGATTCCGTCTAGCTCATCGCACGCTCTGGTCGGCGGTCTGATAGGGGCAGCGCTCGCCAAAGGCGGCACGGCGATCGTCCAGTGGGGCAGCCTGATGGAGAAGGTCGTCTACCCGCTCGTCGGTTCGCCGGTCGCCGGGTTCGTCATCGCTTTCTTCCTGATGAAAGCGATCGCAAGGTTCTTCAGGCATAGCAACCCGGGCAGGATCGGCAACGTTTTTAGGCGCCTACAGCTCCTGTCGGCGGCTTCTATGGCGTTCTCGCACGGCATGAACGACGCCCAGAAGGCGATGGGCATTATCACGTTGGCGCTCATTGCGCACAACGTGCTTCCTGCGGATGCTGACGTGCCGGTCTGGGTCATCTTCGCCGCCGCTTCTGCGATGGCTGCGGGCACGGCTGCCGGAGGATGGAGGATCATGCGGACCATGGGCCAGAAGATCATCCGGCTCGAGCCGGTTCACGGTTTCGTGGCGGAAACGGCGGGAGCGGCGGTCATCACGACAGCCAGCGTTTTCGGGATGCCGATCTCGACGACTCACGCGATCACATCGTCGATTTTCGGCGTGGGCACGTCGAAGAGGCTTTCGGCAGTTCGCTGGGGCGTGGCGAAGAAGGTGGTCGCCGCCTGGGTCATCACGATCCCGGCCGCCGCCGCTGTCAGCGCAGTTAGTTATTGGTTGCTCAGCTTCGTCTGGCCGGATGTTTAG
- the galE gene encoding UDP-glucose 4-epimerase GalE, with amino-acid sequence MVLVTGGAGYIGSHVCKVLRQSRIDHVIFDNVERGHQRAAGKSPIFYGDLRDRVSIDRLFTEFDIDVVMHFAGYIEVGESVEKPSQFYRNNVGGSLNLLEAMMRASVSKIVFSSTAAVYGDPKSVPIEEDHAKSPTNPYGHSKLMVEQMLQDFSQSYDLRFIALRYFNAAGSDPDCVLGEDHRPETHLIPRILMAAAGKTSGFKVFGTDYDTPDGTCVRDFVHVIDLAQAHVLAMESLLGGCGSTQYNLGNGSGFSVRDVLTEAERVVGSPIPCTDEARRAGDPAQLVASSDRIAKQLGWKPEYPQVGTMIEHAWKWMQEFPDGYDK; translated from the coding sequence ATGGTCCTGGTCACGGGCGGCGCTGGCTATATCGGTTCGCACGTTTGCAAAGTTCTGCGCCAGAGCAGAATCGATCACGTCATATTTGACAACGTAGAGCGGGGACACCAGAGGGCGGCGGGGAAGAGTCCGATCTTCTACGGAGACCTTCGGGATCGAGTGTCGATCGACCGGCTGTTCACTGAGTTCGACATCGACGTCGTGATGCATTTTGCCGGGTACATCGAGGTCGGAGAGAGCGTTGAGAAACCGAGTCAGTTCTATCGGAACAACGTAGGCGGCTCGCTGAACCTTCTTGAGGCGATGATGCGAGCAAGCGTCTCTAAAATCGTCTTCAGCTCTACGGCCGCGGTCTACGGCGATCCGAAGAGCGTGCCTATCGAAGAAGATCACGCGAAGTCGCCAACAAACCCTTACGGCCACTCAAAGCTGATGGTCGAGCAGATGCTCCAAGACTTCTCTCAGTCATACGATTTGAGGTTTATAGCACTGCGGTACTTCAACGCAGCCGGCTCTGATCCGGATTGCGTCCTCGGTGAGGATCACCGCCCGGAGACGCACCTAATCCCCCGCATTTTGATGGCGGCAGCGGGGAAGACGTCCGGCTTCAAGGTGTTCGGCACAGACTACGACACGCCGGACGGCACGTGCGTCCGCGACTTCGTGCACGTCATAGACCTGGCACAGGCGCACGTGCTGGCGATGGAGTCGCTGCTCGGCGGGTGCGGGTCTACTCAGTACAACCTCGGCAACGGGTCGGGCTTCAGCGTCCGCGACGTGCTGACCGAGGCAGAGCGCGTCGTCGGCTCGCCGATCCCGTGTACCGATGAGGCGCGCCGCGCCGGAGATCCGGCGCAGCTGGTCGCCAGCAGCGATCGCATCGCGAAACAGCTTGGCTGGAAGCCTGAGTATCCGCAGGTCGGCACGATGATCGAGCACGCGTGGAAATGGATGCAGGAGTTTCCAGACGGCTATGACAAGTGA
- a CDS encoding LmeA family phospholipid-binding protein, whose translation MSQQWAANDLALTAKNLRLPIGLVLDTVEINVQETNITSDPLQIQLEEAGTAEISVSESSIASFLEHLKPGGLSGFSVRIEDGIVHIQAVMQMIISIPVAATCSLSITDEIQLVLELLDVSPAAGRQILEAQLANINPLFDVSQLPIAVTLTEVKAENGTIFLAGDLRPPDHLS comes from the coding sequence ATGTCGCAACAGTGGGCCGCCAACGATTTAGCATTGACCGCCAAGAACCTGCGCCTTCCGATCGGGCTGGTTCTGGATACCGTCGAGATAAACGTTCAAGAGACAAACATCACGTCCGATCCCCTACAAATCCAACTCGAGGAGGCCGGCACGGCAGAAATCTCGGTTTCCGAGTCATCCATCGCTTCGTTCTTAGAGCACCTCAAACCCGGAGGTCTTTCCGGATTCTCCGTCAGGATCGAGGACGGCATCGTGCATATCCAAGCGGTCATGCAAATGATCATCTCTATTCCGGTCGCAGCTACTTGCTCGCTCTCGATAACGGACGAGATTCAACTGGTATTAGAGCTGCTAGACGTCTCTCCTGCCGCTGGGCGACAGATACTTGAGGCGCAACTCGCGAACATCAACCCGCTTTTCGACGTATCTCAGTTGCCGATCGCCGTCACTTTGACCGAAGTAAAAGCCGAGAACGGCACCATCTTTTTGGCCGGAGACTTGCGGCCTCCAGATCACTTGTCATAG